A window of Deltaproteobacteria bacterium genomic DNA:
GGTGACGGTGGTGGCGCGGCGTCATGGGGTGTGGCGGGAGGAGCTGGAGAGGTGGATTCGGCTGGCGGGGCGGGCCGGGGAGGTGAAGCGGTGGGGCACGGTGCCGCTGCCACCGTTCGTTCCGCTGGTTCTGGAGGAACAGGGGCGAGGGGATGACGGCCGGGGCGGGGTCGATGTGTCGGCGGTGGACCCGGCGGTGCCCACGCGGATGGTTCTGGCGAGCCGGCCGGTGTTGTACATGAAGCAGCATGACGGACTGGCGGCGGTGATGGAGGAGGAGTTGGGTCTTGACCCGTACTCGGGCATGGCGGTAGTGTTTC
This region includes:
- the tnpB gene encoding IS66 family insertion sequence element accessory protein TnpB, which codes for MVLASRPVLYMKQHDGLAAVMEEELGLDPYSGMAVVFRCRRRDRIKS